In a single window of the Tiliqua scincoides isolate rTilSci1 chromosome 15, rTilSci1.hap2, whole genome shotgun sequence genome:
- the ATP8B2 gene encoding LOW QUALITY PROTEIN: phospholipid-transporting ATPase ID (The sequence of the model RefSeq protein was modified relative to this genomic sequence to represent the inferred CDS: inserted 4 bases in 4 codons; deleted 1 base in 1 codon; substituted 1 base at 1 genomic stop codon), with amino-acid sequence MLTDEMTEVFIITGHTVLEVRQELRKAREKMXDSSQSVGNGFTYQETLSTSKLTSVLEAVAREYALVINGHSWXAHALEADMELEFLETACACKAIICCRVTPLQKAQVVELVKKYKKAVTLAIGDGANDVSMIKTAHIGVGXSGQEGIQAVLASDYSFSQFKFLQRLLLVHGRWSYLRMCKFLCYFFYKNFXFTMVHFWFGFFCGFSAQTVYDQYFITLYNIVYTSLPVLAMGVFDQDVPEHRSLEYPKLYXPGQLNLLFNKREFFICIAQGIYTSVFMFFIPYGVFSDNAHLADYQSFAVTVATSLVIVVSVQIGLDTGYWTAINHFFIWGSLAVYFAILFAMHSDGLFQLFPNQFRFVGNAQNTLAQPAVWLTIALTTVVCIMPVVAFRFLKLDLKPELSDTVRYTQLVRKKQKAQHRCMGRVGRAGSRRSGYAFSHQEGFGELIMSGKNMRLSSLALSSFSGRPSASWIETLRKKKAGGSDGGGGSVASSPSGGGPDKVLKV; translated from the exons ATGCTGACCGACGAGATGACCGAGGTGTTCATCATCACGGGGCACACCGTCCTGGAGGTGCGGCAAGAACTGCG GAAGGCCCGAGAAAAAA ATGACTCTTCGCAGTCTGTGGGGAACGGGTTCACCTACCAGGAGACCCTATCGACCTCCAAGCTCACCTCGGTGCTGGAAGCCGTGGCCAGGGAGTACGCCCTTGTCATCAATGGGCACAGCTGGTAA GCACATGCCTTAGAGGCCGACATGGAGCTTGAGTTCCTGGAGACGGCCTGCGCCTGCAAGGCAATCATCTGCTGCCGCGTCACCCCCTTGCAGAAGGCCCAGGTGGTGGAGCTGGTGAAGAAATACAAGAAGGCCGTCACGCTGGCCATCGGCGACGGGGCCAACGAC GTCAGCATGATCAAGA CTGCCCACATAGGCGTCG TCAGCGGCCAGGAAGGCATCCAGGCCGTGCTGGCCTCGGACTACTCCTTCTCCCAGTTCAAGTTCCTGCAGCGCCTCCTGCTGGTCCACGGGCGCTGGTCCTACCTGCGGATGTGCAAATTCCTCTGCTACTTCTTCTACAAGAACT GCTTCACCATGGTGCACTTTTGGTTCGGCTTCTTCTGCGGCTTCTCCGCCCAG ACCGTGTACGATCAGTACTTCATCACTTTGTACAACATCGTCTACACCTCGCTGCCTGTTCTCGCCATGGGTGTCTTTGACCAG GATGTGCCTGAACACCGCAGTCTGGAGTACCCCAAGCTGT GACCTGGCCAGCTGAACCTCCTCTTCAACAAGCGGGAATTTTTCATTTGCATCGCCCAGGGCATCTACACCTCCGTCTTCATGTTCTTCATCCCGTACGGGGTCTTCAGCGACAACGCCCACCTGGCCGACTACCAGTCCTTCGCCGTCACTGTGGCCACCTCCCTCGTCATCGTCGTCAGCGTGCAG attgGGCTTGATACCGGCTACTGGACTGCCATCAACCATTTCTTTATCTGGGGCAGCTTGGCTGTTTACTTCGCCATCCTCTTCGCCATGCACAGTGACGGCCTCTTCCAGCTCTTTCCCAACCAGTTTCGTTTTGTCG GCAACGCCCAGAACACACTAGCGCAACCCGCAGTGTGGCTGACCATTGCGCTCACCACTGTGGTTTGCATCATGCCGGTGGTCGCCTTCCGTTTTCTCAAGCTGGACCTGAAGCCGGAGCTCTCAGACACC GTGCGGTACACCCAGCTGGTGCGAAAGAAGCAGAAGGCCCAGCACCGCTGCATGGGTCGGGTCGGGCGCGCCGGTTCGCGCCGCTCGGGCTACGCCTTCTCCCACCAGGAAGGCTTCGGCGAGCTCATTATGTCTGGCAAAAACATGCGCCTCAGCTCCCTGGCCCTCTCGAGCTTCAGCGGCCGCCCTAGCGCCAGCTGGATCGAGACCTTGCGGAAAAAGAAGGCCGGGGGCAGCGACGGCGGCGGCGGGAGCGTCGCCAGCAGCCCAAGCGGTGGTGGACCCGACaaggtgctgaaagtttga